A DNA window from Chryseobacterium scophthalmum contains the following coding sequences:
- a CDS encoding DUF4139 domain-containing protein — protein MLKINLLSFVLIVFNCFGQENYTTTSSKIKEVKIYSNGGIIKHSFSADVAQGKNFIIIKEFGRNSGMDISSFKPDKKINLLRYETYNSNYAEKLGKNKNIGPINDSIEFYKNANKKIEQELTLTRNSIGIIQKNQTLGNPSSAEILKMIEFNQTTLKNLYKEETDFQAKIAKNQSRISVLENKRYASSKDDETFYNNIIILQITSDKRQTVNFEVNQQIQNANWRPYYVIKSNGIKSPLKISYKAKIQQNTGLEFKNIPVKLINGSFSSEDKPYELDRWFLRTERDYYVSNQAFQRPKSNEKTSNVAEYAVLGDSRSRISQRTMKTEISLDKNVVLPSDVEVTEDLNDFEVTTNYKYFTTPKLESKTFLLASIKDYSQYNFLPGSADIFMEDVQIGTANIDTNQLTSEMLISLGSDPNILTKRELVKRETKNLGEKEKFENYLYEITIKNNKDTSVKLEVKDQIPLSVAENIKIEAVNPDNADYDKSSGFLIWNFEIKPNETKKIKFGFNVTLPKDLMTADIR, from the coding sequence ATGCTGAAAATCAATTTATTGTCTTTTGTATTAATCGTTTTTAATTGTTTCGGGCAAGAAAACTATACTACAACCTCCTCAAAAATTAAAGAAGTTAAAATTTATTCAAATGGCGGAATTATCAAACATTCTTTCTCAGCTGATGTAGCGCAAGGAAAAAATTTCATCATCATCAAAGAGTTTGGAAGAAACAGTGGAATGGATATTTCATCTTTTAAACCAGACAAAAAGATTAACCTTTTACGTTACGAAACATATAACAGCAACTACGCAGAAAAACTTGGTAAAAATAAAAACATTGGTCCTATAAATGACAGCATTGAGTTTTATAAAAATGCTAACAAAAAGATTGAACAGGAGCTGACTCTGACTAGAAATTCAATAGGAATTATTCAGAAAAATCAGACATTGGGGAATCCTTCTTCTGCAGAAATTTTAAAAATGATAGAGTTTAATCAGACGACTCTTAAAAATTTATACAAAGAGGAAACTGATTTTCAGGCGAAGATTGCAAAAAATCAATCAAGAATTTCGGTTTTGGAGAATAAAAGATATGCATCGTCCAAAGATGATGAAACATTTTACAATAATATTATTATTCTTCAAATTACGAGTGATAAAAGACAAACGGTTAATTTTGAAGTGAATCAGCAAATTCAAAATGCGAATTGGCGACCCTACTATGTGATAAAATCTAATGGTATAAAATCTCCACTTAAGATTTCTTACAAAGCAAAAATTCAGCAAAATACAGGTTTGGAATTTAAAAATATCCCTGTAAAACTAATCAACGGAAGTTTTAGTTCAGAAGATAAACCTTATGAATTGGACCGCTGGTTCCTGAGAACTGAACGAGATTATTATGTTTCCAATCAGGCATTTCAAAGACCGAAGAGTAATGAGAAAACTTCAAATGTAGCTGAATATGCAGTATTGGGAGACTCTAGATCAAGAATTTCTCAAAGAACGATGAAAACAGAAATTTCTTTAGATAAAAATGTAGTGCTTCCTTCAGATGTTGAAGTAACGGAGGATTTGAATGACTTTGAAGTAACTACTAATTATAAATATTTTACAACACCAAAACTAGAAAGCAAAACTTTCCTTCTGGCTTCTATAAAAGATTATTCACAATATAATTTCCTGCCTGGAAGTGCAGATATTTTCATGGAAGATGTACAAATTGGGACAGCAAATATTGATACGAATCAATTGACGAGTGAAATGCTGATCAGTCTTGGAAGTGATCCGAATATTCTTACCAAAAGAGAGTTGGTAAAAAGAGAAACTAAAAATTTAGGTGAAAAAGAAAAGTTTGAAAATTACCTCTACGAAATCACTATTAAAAATAATAAAGATACCTCTGTGAAACTTGAAGTGAAAGATCAGATTCCGCTTTCAGTCGCAGAAAATATAAAAATAGAAGCTGTTAATCCGGATAATGCAGACTATGACAAAAGCTCAGGTTTCCTGATTTGGAATTTTGAGATAAAACCTAATGAAACTAAGAAGATTAAATTCGGATTTAACGTAACTTTGCCAAAAGATTTAATGACTGCAGATATAAGATAA
- a CDS encoding phosphoglycerate kinase, with translation MKTINDFNFKDKKALVRVDFNVPQDDQLKVTDNTRIVAVKPTVEKILKDGGSVILMTHLGRPKGEIKNEFSLKNILEEVSAVLGQKVKFVEESVGEKAEKAASDLQPGEILLLENLRFHNEEEKGDEGFAEQLSKLGDAYVNDAFGTAHRAHASTAVIAKFFNSTKFFGLLMANELKAIDKVLKSGEKPVTAILGGSKVSTKITIIENILPAVDNLIIGGGMAFTFIKALGGKIGTSLVEEDKLPLALEILGKAKQHNVKVYLPSDTIIAESFNNDAERKEVDIYEIPEGWMGLDAGAKSRDQFNDVLLNSRTILWNGPIGVFEMSNFAAGTIALGESIAEATKLGAFSLVGGGDSVAFVKQFGYADKVSYVSTGGGAMLESLEGLELPGVAAINN, from the coding sequence ATGAAAACAATCAACGATTTCAATTTTAAAGATAAGAAAGCTCTGGTAAGAGTAGATTTTAATGTTCCTCAGGATGATCAACTAAAAGTTACAGACAATACAAGAATTGTTGCGGTTAAACCAACTGTTGAAAAAATTCTTAAAGATGGAGGTTCTGTAATTTTGATGACTCATCTTGGTAGACCCAAAGGAGAAATAAAAAACGAGTTTTCTCTAAAAAATATTTTAGAAGAGGTTTCTGCAGTTTTGGGACAAAAAGTAAAATTTGTAGAAGAGTCTGTAGGAGAGAAAGCAGAAAAAGCTGCTTCTGATCTTCAACCTGGTGAAATTTTATTGTTAGAGAACTTACGTTTTCATAATGAAGAAGAAAAAGGTGATGAAGGTTTTGCTGAGCAACTTTCTAAGCTAGGCGATGCTTATGTAAATGATGCTTTTGGTACAGCACATAGAGCTCATGCTTCTACTGCCGTGATCGCTAAATTCTTTAATTCAACTAAATTCTTCGGTTTATTGATGGCTAATGAACTAAAAGCTATTGATAAAGTTTTAAAAAGTGGAGAAAAACCAGTAACTGCTATACTTGGTGGTTCAAAAGTTTCAACTAAAATTACCATTATAGAAAATATTTTGCCTGCAGTAGACAATTTAATCATTGGTGGAGGTATGGCTTTCACATTTATTAAAGCGCTTGGTGGAAAAATTGGTACTTCTTTGGTTGAAGAAGATAAATTACCTTTGGCATTAGAAATTTTAGGAAAGGCTAAACAACATAATGTAAAAGTATATCTTCCTTCAGATACGATTATTGCTGAAAGCTTTAATAATGATGCTGAAAGAAAAGAAGTTGATATTTACGAAATTCCTGAAGGATGGATGGGATTGGACGCTGGTGCAAAATCTAGAGATCAGTTTAATGATGTATTGTTAAATTCCAGAACTATTCTTTGGAACGGGCCAATTGGGGTTTTTGAAATGTCTAATTTTGCTGCAGGAACAATAGCTCTTGGTGAAAGCATCGCTGAAGCTACGAAATTGGGAGCTTTTTCTCTTGTTGGAGGAGGGGACAGTGTGGCCTTTGTAAAGCAGTTTGGTTATGCTGATAAAGTAAGCTATGTATCTACAGGAGGTGGAGCAATGCTTGAAAGTTTAGAAGGTCTTGAACTTCCGGGAGTTGCTGCCATAAACAACTAA
- a CDS encoding class I SAM-dependent methyltransferase, with translation MKIKDHFLSQEIFEIKETETKGVFKTSPIPSNISKYYESEDYISHHQDSGSLKEKLYKFLQSFNLQYKKTILLDRIKKGSRVLDYGCGAGEFVKYIENDFEVFGFEPNADARKAVQNKISKATILDNINTIEDYSLDAITLWHVFEHVENQDEMLEIFNKKLKEKGLLIIAVPNPTSYDAKHYKEYWAAYDVPRHIYHFSKNGMENLISKKPNWKMRKIKPLVLDSYYISMLSEKYKKSPLFWLKAVINGTISNIKALFSNEFSSLIYIIEKK, from the coding sequence ATGAAAATAAAAGATCATTTTCTTTCACAGGAAATATTTGAAATTAAAGAAACAGAAACAAAAGGAGTTTTTAAAACCTCCCCTATTCCATCGAATATTTCTAAATATTATGAAAGCGAAGATTATATCTCTCATCATCAGGATTCGGGAAGTTTAAAAGAAAAATTGTACAAATTTTTACAGTCTTTTAATTTACAGTATAAAAAAACAATTCTTTTAGACAGAATAAAGAAAGGCTCAAGAGTATTAGATTATGGATGTGGAGCCGGAGAATTTGTAAAATATATAGAAAATGACTTTGAAGTTTTCGGTTTTGAACCAAATGCAGATGCAAGAAAAGCTGTACAAAATAAAATTTCAAAAGCTACCATTTTAGATAATATCAATACTATTGAAGACTATAGTTTAGATGCAATTACACTTTGGCATGTTTTCGAGCACGTGGAAAATCAAGATGAGATGCTTGAAATTTTCAATAAAAAATTAAAAGAAAAAGGCTTACTAATTATTGCTGTTCCCAACCCTACTTCTTACGATGCAAAACATTACAAAGAATATTGGGCAGCTTATGATGTGCCGAGACACATTTATCATTTCTCAAAAAATGGAATGGAAAATCTTATTTCTAAAAAACCAAATTGGAAAATGAGAAAAATAAAGCCGTTAGTATTAGATTCGTATTACATCTCAATGTTGAGCGAAAAATACAAAAAATCTCCCCTATTTTGGCTTAAAGCAGTCATCAACGGAACGATTTCTAACATAAAAGCCCTTTTTTCTAACGAATTTTCAAGTTTGATATACATTATCGAAAAAAAATAG
- the mnmG gene encoding tRNA uridine-5-carboxymethylaminomethyl(34) synthesis enzyme MnmG, with protein sequence MISEIYDVIVVGAGHAGCEAAAAAANLGSKTLLVTMNMQTIGQMSCNPAMGGIAKGQIVREIDAMGGYSGIIADKSAIQFKMLNLSKGPAMWSPRTQNDRMLFAEEWRLALENTPNLDFFQDMVKSLIIENNKAVGVITSLGIEIRSKSVVLTNGTFLNGLIHVGDKQLGGGRMGEPRAFGITEQLVSLGFEAGRMKTGTPPRVDGRSLDYSKMEEQKGDQNPQKFSYLDTPKLTKQLSCHIVYTNEAVHDILREGFDRSPMFNGTIQSLGPRYCPSIEDKINRFAERNRHQLFVEPEGWKTVEIYVNGFSSSLPEDVQIKAMRHIPGFENVKVFRPGYAIEYDYFPPTQLKHTLETKLVDNLYFAGQINGTTGYEEAAGQGLMAGINAHNKVHEKDEFILNRDEAYIGVLIDDLITKGTEEPYRMFTSRAEYRLLLRQDNADIRLTEKAYQLGLAKEERLKRVEEKIAKSQELEAFLRETSLKPGIINPILESMESNPVDQAYRASQFLTRPNITLEKLEEIDAIKEVSSQYSDEVREQAEVNIKYKGYIEKEKENVAKLNRLENVKIPEDFDYLKISSLSAEAKQKMNNVRPKTVAQAGRISGVSPADINVLLIYLGR encoded by the coding sequence ATGATTTCAGAAATATATGATGTAATCGTAGTAGGTGCAGGTCACGCAGGTTGTGAAGCTGCTGCTGCTGCTGCCAATTTAGGTTCAAAAACTTTATTGGTTACAATGAATATGCAGACCATTGGACAAATGAGCTGCAACCCGGCAATGGGTGGAATTGCCAAAGGACAAATCGTAAGAGAAATCGATGCGATGGGAGGATATTCAGGAATTATTGCAGACAAATCTGCAATTCAATTCAAGATGCTTAATCTTTCAAAAGGTCCTGCAATGTGGTCTCCAAGAACACAGAATGACAGAATGCTTTTCGCTGAAGAGTGGCGTTTAGCGTTAGAAAACACCCCAAATCTTGATTTTTTTCAGGATATGGTAAAAAGCTTAATTATCGAGAATAACAAAGCAGTAGGTGTTATAACTTCATTGGGAATTGAAATCAGATCAAAATCTGTTGTTCTCACAAATGGAACTTTCCTTAATGGATTAATTCACGTAGGAGACAAACAATTAGGAGGAGGAAGAATGGGTGAACCAAGAGCTTTTGGTATTACAGAACAATTAGTTTCTTTAGGTTTTGAAGCCGGAAGAATGAAGACAGGTACTCCACCAAGAGTAGATGGAAGAAGCCTTGATTATTCTAAAATGGAAGAACAAAAAGGAGATCAAAATCCTCAAAAATTCAGCTATTTAGATACTCCGAAGTTAACCAAACAATTAAGCTGTCACATCGTTTATACTAACGAAGCAGTACATGATATTTTACGTGAAGGTTTCGATAGAAGCCCAATGTTCAACGGTACAATTCAAAGTTTAGGTCCAAGATATTGCCCAAGTATTGAAGATAAAATCAATCGTTTTGCAGAAAGAAACAGACATCAACTATTTGTAGAACCAGAAGGTTGGAAGACTGTAGAAATCTATGTAAACGGTTTTAGTTCGTCTCTTCCCGAAGATGTACAGATTAAAGCGATGAGACATATCCCCGGATTTGAAAATGTAAAAGTATTCAGACCAGGCTATGCTATTGAATATGACTACTTCCCCCCTACTCAGTTAAAGCATACTTTAGAAACAAAATTAGTAGATAATTTATATTTTGCAGGTCAAATCAACGGTACAACCGGTTATGAAGAAGCAGCTGGACAAGGTTTGATGGCGGGTATCAATGCACACAATAAAGTTCACGAAAAGGATGAGTTTATCCTTAACAGAGATGAAGCTTATATTGGAGTTTTAATTGACGACTTAATTACAAAAGGTACTGAGGAACCATACAGAATGTTCACTTCAAGAGCTGAATACAGGCTTCTTTTAAGACAGGATAATGCAGATATCAGACTAACTGAAAAAGCATATCAATTAGGTTTAGCAAAAGAGGAAAGACTAAAAAGAGTTGAAGAGAAAATAGCTAAAAGCCAGGAACTTGAAGCCTTTTTACGAGAAACTTCTTTAAAGCCAGGAATCATTAATCCTATTCTTGAAAGTATGGAAAGTAATCCTGTAGATCAAGCTTACAGAGCTTCTCAATTCCTTACAAGACCTAATATTACATTAGAAAAATTGGAAGAAATTGATGCAATAAAAGAAGTTTCTTCTCAATATAGTGATGAAGTTAGAGAGCAGGCTGAAGTAAATATTAAGTATAAAGGCTATATTGAAAAGGAAAAAGAAAATGTTGCAAAGCTTAATCGCCTAGAAAATGTAAAGATTCCTGAAGATTTTGATTATTTAAAAATCTCAAGCTTATCTGCAGAAGCAAAACAAAAAATGAATAATGTAAGACCAAAAACGGTAGCTCAAGCTGGAAGAATAAGTGGCGTTTCACCGGCAGATATCAATGTTTTACTTATCTATTTAGGACGTTAA
- the ybeY gene encoding rRNA maturation RNase YbeY, translating to MIQFFYENLPESVNTEYTIWLKDIILSEGKKLGEINYIFCDDEYLLKVNQDYLQHDYYTDIITFDYVKGKTISGEIFVSLQRISDNASTLSKNYEEELRRVLAHGILHLCGYKDKTEEEEQLMRNKEDFYIAKYN from the coding sequence ATGATACAATTCTTTTACGAAAATTTACCCGAATCGGTAAATACAGAATACACAATTTGGTTGAAAGATATCATTCTTTCAGAAGGTAAAAAGTTGGGAGAAATCAATTATATATTTTGCGATGACGAATATTTATTGAAGGTAAACCAGGATTATTTACAGCACGATTACTATACAGACATCATTACTTTCGACTATGTGAAAGGCAAAACAATAAGCGGAGAGATTTTCGTATCTTTGCAGCGCATTTCAGACAACGCTTCTACCCTATCCAAAAATTATGAAGAAGAACTCAGAAGAGTCTTGGCTCATGGCATTCTTCATCTTTGCGGGTACAAAGATAAAACTGAAGAAGAAGAACAGTTAATGCGCAATAAAGAAGATTTCTATATCGCAAAGTATAATTAA
- a CDS encoding patatin-like phospholipase family protein: MRKLLTLLFVFQLLLIQSQVKKDLVIPKNPKIGLSLAGGGAKGFSHVGVLKVLDSLGVKVDYISGTSMGAIVGGLYASGYSGKEIEKIVMDTDFYSLIRDPKSRKESSFFNKSVDKYLFSIPLKNGKITLPSSISSGQKNVYLLKELFKNVSNVNDFSKLPIPFLCVATNLESGNMQIFESGDLVQSIMASSAFPSLMDPVKIGDSIYIDGAMTVNYPSKPLKDKGIDIVIGVDLNQDLSKREDLNNIISILNQVIDFGIQKDTRRQYKHTDINIKPNLTGMTATSYDDKKKILDSGYVEGLKYTAILDQLPKREFDRLRQAVNPIYSNVYKIDSISIEGGKIYGKNYVLGKMGLRLPSLQTYGSINKGLDKLVATNNYRFINYDIVTENNFNYLKLYVTEDEARHFLKVGLHYDEIFKTGLLLNYSAKRLLFKNSNLSLDVVVGDKPRYYLNYFIDNGYIPGFGIYSSGMSFDLKNNLNINADKWEWLRNEAYIQSVWRDKFAIGTGISHDYFEAEINGLNKRYNRFLNPYVFLKSDTQNDRDFPTKGFYLNAEGKVIDLMKSEVEKRLIQVKADVRVNLPITKQLSYHLNLYGGITIGENLPEYYQYRLGGIFEQNIVNFKNFSGFYFAQLNSNNVVLISNDLQFKFYKNLFLSGNFSFANLSDDISFEDAVKVNYSSVGATLGYKSPFGQIKLNFSHSLKNNQKGIFSVILGHWF, encoded by the coding sequence ATGAGAAAACTCCTCACTTTGCTGTTTGTATTTCAGCTACTTTTGATACAGTCTCAGGTAAAGAAAGATTTGGTGATTCCTAAAAATCCAAAAATCGGACTTTCACTTGCAGGTGGCGGAGCTAAAGGTTTTTCTCACGTAGGAGTTCTCAAAGTACTCGATTCTTTAGGCGTAAAAGTCGATTATATTTCGGGCACAAGTATGGGCGCGATTGTAGGAGGTTTGTACGCTTCAGGATATTCTGGAAAGGAAATTGAAAAAATTGTGATGGATACTGATTTCTATTCATTAATCAGAGATCCAAAATCAAGAAAAGAAAGTTCATTTTTCAATAAATCTGTTGACAAATATCTTTTTTCAATTCCTTTAAAAAACGGAAAAATAACTCTTCCCTCTTCAATCAGTTCGGGGCAGAAGAATGTTTATCTTCTAAAAGAATTATTTAAAAATGTTTCGAACGTTAATGATTTTTCAAAACTTCCTATTCCATTTTTGTGCGTTGCCACTAATTTAGAAAGTGGAAATATGCAGATTTTTGAAAGCGGAGATTTAGTACAGTCTATTATGGCAAGTTCTGCATTTCCATCTTTAATGGATCCTGTGAAAATTGGCGACAGTATTTATATCGATGGTGCAATGACCGTAAATTATCCTTCAAAACCTTTAAAAGATAAAGGAATTGATATTGTGATTGGCGTAGATTTAAATCAGGATTTATCTAAAAGAGAAGATTTAAATAATATTATTTCAATTCTCAATCAGGTCATCGATTTCGGCATTCAGAAAGATACTAGAAGACAGTATAAACATACCGATATCAATATCAAACCTAATCTTACCGGAATGACCGCTACAAGCTACGATGACAAGAAAAAAATTCTCGATAGCGGATATGTTGAAGGTTTAAAATATACTGCAATACTGGATCAGTTACCAAAACGTGAATTCGACCGTCTCAGACAGGCTGTAAATCCAATATATTCTAATGTATATAAGATTGACAGTATTTCGATAGAAGGTGGAAAAATTTACGGGAAAAACTACGTTCTTGGGAAAATGGGGCTTCGTCTTCCCTCTTTGCAAACTTATGGCAGCATCAACAAAGGTTTAGACAAATTGGTTGCCACCAATAATTACCGTTTTATTAATTATGATATCGTTACAGAAAATAATTTTAATTATCTCAAATTATATGTAACCGAAGACGAAGCAAGACATTTTCTGAAAGTTGGACTTCATTATGATGAAATTTTCAAAACAGGGCTTCTTTTAAATTATTCAGCCAAAAGACTTTTATTTAAAAATTCAAACCTTTCTTTAGACGTAGTTGTAGGAGATAAACCCAGATATTACTTAAACTATTTTATAGATAACGGATATATTCCCGGATTTGGTATTTATTCTTCAGGAATGAGTTTCGATTTAAAAAATAATTTGAATATTAATGCAGATAAATGGGAATGGTTGCGCAACGAAGCTTATATACAGTCTGTTTGGAGAGATAAATTCGCAATAGGAACAGGAATTAGCCATGACTATTTTGAAGCCGAAATAAACGGTTTAAATAAGCGATACAACCGTTTCCTCAATCCTTATGTATTTCTAAAGAGCGATACTCAAAACGACCGCGATTTTCCTACAAAAGGGTTCTACCTTAATGCCGAAGGAAAGGTAATCGACTTAATGAAATCTGAAGTTGAAAAAAGATTAATTCAGGTGAAAGCCGATGTGAGAGTTAATCTTCCAATTACAAAACAGCTTAGTTATCACCTGAATCTTTATGGCGGAATTACCATCGGCGAAAATTTACCAGAATATTATCAGTACAGATTGGGAGGAATATTTGAGCAGAATATTGTCAACTTCAAAAACTTTTCAGGGTTTTATTTTGCACAGCTCAACTCCAATAATGTGGTTTTAATTTCAAATGATCTTCAGTTTAAGTTTTATAAGAATTTATTTTTGAGCGGAAACTTTTCTTTCGCCAATCTTTCAGACGATATAAGCTTTGAAGATGCTGTGAAAGTTAATTATAGCTCTGTAGGTGCTACTCTAGGCTATAAATCTCCGTTTGGACAAATAAAACTGAATTTCAGTCATTCACTAAAAAATAATCAAAAAGGCATATTCAGTGTAATTTTAGGACACTGGTTTTAA
- a CDS encoding bifunctional UDP-N-acetylmuramoyl-tripeptide:D-alanyl-D-alanine ligase/alanine racemase, whose product MNYTISQIADITNAKIIGNENLIIKNIAFDSRIIYSTKNTAFIAINTSKNSGEKFIESAIDRGINVIISEHHYSQFENITWIIVENSVEFLQKLAKFHFKNSHIKSIGITGSNGKTILKEWLYQCLWNEFPTVKSPKSFNSQIGLPLSLLQINDTHQLGIFEVGISKPYEMEKLENIFQPQIGLLTHIGTAHLANFKSEEDLIDEKIQLFKDSEVIIYNGDNTLVDKKLNDLYSSKKLISYGLTDSNQVYFKNNISKDEKFVVHYFGEEISFPVHQRDEATLTNVLALITVLKELGIENQNIIEKINALKAVEMRLEAIEGQKNNIVINDSFNLDLDSLKTALQFLNEYKKPKKSLVLTDIVGVNSNSKELYEEVSELVNEQKFDSVFLIGDEISKFSDLFKAKTHTFINTQELIDSKHLTEIENQIILLKGARKFEIEKVKDLLELRKHDTVLEINLNALLHNINYHKTLLKPTTKMMAMVKANAYGLGSYEISEFLQHHHIDYLGVAFVDEGVELRKKGITVPIVVMNPEQHSYDTVIQYNLEPEIYSFRVLELFYEAIQKSGYDKNYPIHIKLETGMHRLGFKDFELDQLSQILNKTNLKVQSIFSHLSSSDMPTEKEFTLRQLETFEKNSNYLIEKLGYTPIRHILNSSGITSYTNHQYDMVRIGIGMLGESPNSEIQKQLQSVVSFKTVISQISLVENGESVGYSRRFKPNQATKIATIPVGYADGIPRLIGNQIGNVGVNKTLAPIVGSICMDMMMINVDHIPNVKEGDTVTVFNAKPSLKEFAEYCKTITYEVLTSISPRVKRIYVKD is encoded by the coding sequence ATGAATTATACAATAAGCCAAATCGCAGACATCACCAATGCAAAAATTATTGGTAACGAAAATCTGATTATCAAAAACATTGCTTTTGATAGCAGAATTATTTATTCAACTAAAAATACTGCGTTCATTGCCATTAATACTTCTAAAAATTCTGGCGAAAAATTTATTGAATCTGCCATCGACAGAGGAATCAATGTCATTATTTCTGAGCATCACTATTCTCAGTTTGAAAATATAACCTGGATTATTGTAGAAAATTCTGTAGAATTTCTTCAAAAATTAGCCAAATTTCATTTCAAAAATTCTCACATAAAATCAATAGGAATTACGGGGAGTAACGGAAAAACTATTTTAAAAGAATGGTTGTATCAATGTCTCTGGAATGAGTTTCCAACGGTGAAAAGCCCAAAAAGTTTTAATTCACAAATCGGACTTCCTCTTTCTTTGCTTCAAATAAATGATACCCATCAACTGGGAATTTTTGAAGTCGGAATTTCTAAACCTTATGAAATGGAAAAGCTGGAAAATATCTTCCAGCCACAAATTGGTTTATTAACCCATATCGGAACTGCTCATCTTGCTAATTTCAAGTCTGAAGAAGATTTGATCGATGAAAAAATACAGCTTTTCAAAGATTCTGAAGTGATTATTTACAATGGCGATAATACTCTGGTTGATAAAAAATTAAATGATTTATATTCAAGTAAAAAATTAATTTCTTACGGACTTACAGATTCTAATCAGGTTTACTTTAAAAATAATATTTCAAAAGACGAGAAGTTTGTTGTACACTATTTTGGTGAAGAAATATCCTTCCCTGTTCATCAAAGAGATGAAGCGACTTTAACGAATGTTTTAGCACTGATTACAGTCTTGAAAGAGTTAGGTATAGAAAATCAAAATATCATCGAAAAAATCAACGCTTTAAAGGCTGTCGAAATGAGACTTGAAGCGATTGAAGGACAAAAAAACAACATCGTCATTAATGATTCTTTTAACCTTGATTTAGATTCTCTTAAAACTGCTCTTCAGTTTTTAAATGAATACAAAAAACCAAAGAAATCATTAGTGTTAACTGATATTGTTGGTGTTAATTCTAATTCAAAAGAACTGTATGAAGAAGTTTCGGAATTGGTTAATGAACAAAAATTTGATTCTGTTTTCTTAATCGGTGATGAAATATCAAAATTTAGTGATTTATTTAAAGCTAAAACCCATACTTTTATTAATACTCAGGAATTAATTGACAGTAAACATCTTACAGAAATAGAAAATCAAATTATTTTACTTAAAGGAGCTAGAAAATTTGAAATTGAGAAAGTAAAAGATTTATTAGAGCTTAGAAAGCATGATACTGTTTTAGAAATCAATTTAAATGCACTTTTGCACAACATTAATTATCATAAAACCTTGTTGAAACCAACCACAAAAATGATGGCAATGGTAAAAGCAAATGCTTACGGATTAGGAAGTTATGAGATTTCAGAATTTTTACAGCACCATCATATTGATTATTTAGGAGTTGCTTTCGTTGACGAAGGTGTTGAGCTTAGAAAAAAAGGAATTACCGTTCCTATTGTTGTCATGAATCCTGAACAACATAGTTATGACACGGTGATTCAGTATAATTTAGAGCCAGAAATTTATAGTTTTCGTGTTTTAGAATTATTTTATGAAGCCATTCAAAAATCAGGATACGACAAAAATTATCCTATTCACATCAAGCTTGAGACAGGGATGCATCGTCTTGGTTTTAAAGATTTTGAATTGGATCAATTAAGCCAGATTTTAAATAAAACCAATCTAAAAGTTCAAAGTATTTTTAGCCATCTTTCGTCTTCAGATATGCCGACCGAGAAAGAATTTACTTTAAGGCAGCTTGAAACTTTTGAGAAAAATTCAAACTATTTAATTGAAAAATTAGGCTACACTCCTATCCGACATATCTTAAATTCTTCAGGAATTACAAGCTATACCAATCATCAGTATGACATGGTGAGAATTGGTATAGGAATGCTTGGAGAATCACCAAATAGTGAAATACAAAAACAGTTACAATCAGTAGTAAGTTTTAAAACTGTAATTTCACAAATTTCTTTAGTAGAAAATGGGGAATCTGTAGGATACAGCAGAAGATTTAAACCCAATCAAGCTACAAAAATTGCCACAATTCCTGTAGGTTATGCAGATGGAATTCCAAGACTCATTGGAAACCAAATAGGAAATGTGGGCGTCAATAAAACTTTAGCGCCAATTGTTGGAAGCATTTGTATGGATATGATGATGATTAATGTTGATCATATTCCCAATGTAAAAGAAGGCGATACGGTGACTGTTTTCAATGCAAAACCAAGCTTAAAAGAATTCGCAGAATACTGCAAAACCATAACTTATGAAGTATTAACCTCCATTTCACCTCGTGTAAAACGGATTTATGTAAAAGACTAA
- a CDS encoding type II toxin-antitoxin system RelE/ParE family toxin gives MEIRWSNFALQDLEQIEDYIGNRFTYKEYQKFIEILNRKIELIVDRKVIFQKLEQSSDYNKLLITEQTTLIYKLETKYLKILRLYNNYQNEDKKFVIDDL, from the coding sequence ATGGAAATAAGATGGTCTAATTTTGCTCTTCAAGATCTCGAGCAAATTGAAGATTATATAGGAAATCGTTTTACCTACAAAGAGTATCAGAAATTCATAGAGATTCTTAACCGGAAAATTGAATTGATTGTAGACAGAAAAGTAATCTTTCAAAAATTAGAACAATCTTCTGATTACAATAAACTTCTGATTACTGAACAGACCACGCTTATTTACAAATTAGAAACTAAATACCTCAAAATACTAAGGTTATATAACAATTATCAAAACGAAGATAAAAAATTTGTGATTGATGATCTTTAA